In Xiphias gladius isolate SHS-SW01 ecotype Sanya breed wild chromosome 16, ASM1685928v1, whole genome shotgun sequence, a genomic segment contains:
- the tmtc4 gene encoding protein O-mannosyl-transferase TMTC4 isoform X2, with protein sequence MYQSRQPQDANHTVPTHSIEHTHQQATLVAGIVGRADLLCALFFQLSFLTYCKAFNRGNDRDDKFSVQWVVVSLLLCAAAMLFKEQGITVLGVNAAFDVLLICNVNVYELSQRLLLRKNPLDVSEMLQTGLLTRLALLGLGGLSMLYARWRIMGTGPPAFTEVDNPASFAENIFLRIVNYNYYYSLNAWLLLCPWWLCFDWSMGCVPLIKSATDWRMVWLLLLWCVLIGLISQALCSQDSQRRRTLTLGLVLLMVPFLPACNIFFRVGFVIAERVLYLSSAGYCLLLAYSLGHCCCCWTKYRKLLCVSVLALLCMYVARCALRSSQWRSEQSLFTSALSVCPLNAKVHYNVGKNLADRGNSTAAIRYYREAIRLHPTYVHAMNNLGNILKERNELIEAEQLLSKAVSIQPDFAAAWMNLGIVQNSLQKFEEAEQSYWNAIRFRKKYPDCYYNLGRLYADQNRHVDALNAWRNATVLKPDHSLAWNNMVILLDNTGNLGQAELIGREALKLLPNDHTIMFSLANVLGKLQKYKESEDFFLQALRINPNAASCHGNLAVLYHRWGKLELAKKHYELSLKLDPEAPGTRDNYNMLRRKLDQLKLSTT encoded by the exons ATGTATCAAAGCAGGCAACCCCAGGATGCCAACCATACTGTACCCACACACTCtatagaacacacacaccaacaggcCACGCTG GTGGCTGGTATAGTGGGTCGAGCAGACCTTTTATGTGCTCTGTTCTTCCAGCTCTCTTTCCTCACCTACTGCAAGGCCTTCAACAGAG GGAATGACAGAGATGACAAGTTTTCTGTCCAGTGGGTTGTGGTCAGCCTCTTGCTGTGTGCTGCAGCAATGCTCTTTAAAGAACAAGGCATCACAGTCTTG GGGGTGAATGCAGCCTTTGATGTCCTCCTGATCTGTAATGTTAATGTGTATGAACTCAGCCAGAGGCTACTCCTTAGGAAGAATCCACTCGAT gTAAGTGAGATGTTACAAACAGGACTGCTTACACGATTGGCTCTCTTGGGTCTTGGAGGACTCTCAATGCTCTATGCACGCTGGAGGATCATGGGAACAGGACCACCAGCATTCACTGAAGTAGACAACCCTGCCTCTTTTgcagaaaatatatttcttaGA ATAGTGAACTATAATTACTACTACTCTCTGAAtgcctggctgctgctgtgtccCTGGTGGCTGTGTTTTGATTGGTCCATGGGCTGTGTGCCTCTCATTAAGTCAGCCACTGATTGGAGGATGGTGTGGCTACTGCTGCTCTGGTGCGTCCTGATAGGCTTGATAAGCCAAGCCTTATGCTCGCAGGACAGCCAGAGGAGGAG GACACTGACCTTGGGTCTGGTGCTGCTGATGGTCCCTTTTCTGCCAGcctgtaacatttttttcagggtGGGATTCGTCATTGCTGAGAGAGTACTCTATCTGTCTTCGGCTGGCTACTGCCTACTGCTGGCCTACTCCCTGGGAcattgctgctgttgctggacCAAATACAGG aagctgctgtgtgtgtcagtgcttgcactgttgtgtatgtatgtagcTCGCTGTGCCCTCCGCAGTTCCCAGTGGCGGTCGGAGCAAAGCCTCTTCACCAGtgccctgtctgtctgtccgctCAACGCCAAG GTCCATTACAATGTAGGTAAGAACCTGGCTGACAGAGGAAACTCCACTGCTGCTATCAGATATTACAGAGAGGCAATCAG GCTACATCCTACCTATGTCCATGCCATGAACAACCTGGGGAATATCCTGAAAGAGAGGAATGAACTAATTGAGGCCGAGCAGCTCTTGTCTAAAGCCGTTTCTATTCA ACCTGACTTTGCTGCTGCTTGGATGAATCTGGGAATAGTTCAGAACAGCTTGCAGAAATTTGaggaagcagagcagagctACTGGAACGCCATCCGCTTCCGGAAAAAATACCCAGACTGCTACTATAACCTGGGACGCTTG TATGCGGACCAGAACAGACACGTGGATGCCCTGAACGCATGGAGGAACGCAACAGTGCTGAAACCTGACCACAGCCTGGCATGGAACAACATGGTCATTCTGCTGGACAACACTG GTAACTTGGGTCAGGCAGAGTTGATCGGCCGAGAGGCTCTGAAGCTCCTCCCCAACGACCACACTATCATGTTTTCATTGGCTAACGTCCTGGGGAAATTACAGAAATACAAG gagtctGAGGACTTCTTCCTTCAAGCCCTTCGAATCAACCCAAATGCTGCTAGTTGCCATGGCAATTTAG cTGTTCTGTATCATCGCTGGGGAAAGCTGGAGCTGGCAAAGAAACACTATGAGCTGTCTCTGAAGTTGGACCCTGAGGCTCCTGGGACCAGAGACAACTACAACATGCTGCGGCGCAAACTGGACCAGCTTAAGCTCAGCACAACCTGA
- the tmtc4 gene encoding protein O-mannosyl-transferase TMTC4 isoform X1 — MALSEVYWDHRIPLPKLAPVQAKVTVALVALLCFINSYDGEFVFDDSEAIVNNKDLKPTTPLNNIWTNDFWGSNLSSNSSHKSYRPLTVLTFRLNYLLAGGLQPVGFHVLNIILHAVISALMIDVFAILIGGLAYDENNRILNHAPKTSLLAALFFAAHPVHTESVAGIVGRADLLCALFFQLSFLTYCKAFNRGNDRDDKFSVQWVVVSLLLCAAAMLFKEQGITVLGVNAAFDVLLICNVNVYELSQRLLLRKNPLDVSEMLQTGLLTRLALLGLGGLSMLYARWRIMGTGPPAFTEVDNPASFAENIFLRIVNYNYYYSLNAWLLLCPWWLCFDWSMGCVPLIKSATDWRMVWLLLLWCVLIGLISQALCSQDSQRRRTLTLGLVLLMVPFLPACNIFFRVGFVIAERVLYLSSAGYCLLLAYSLGHCCCCWTKYRKLLCVSVLALLCMYVARCALRSSQWRSEQSLFTSALSVCPLNAKVHYNVGKNLADRGNSTAAIRYYREAIRLHPTYVHAMNNLGNILKERNELIEAEQLLSKAVSIQPDFAAAWMNLGIVQNSLQKFEEAEQSYWNAIRFRKKYPDCYYNLGRLYADQNRHVDALNAWRNATVLKPDHSLAWNNMVILLDNTGNLGQAELIGREALKLLPNDHTIMFSLANVLGKLQKYKESEDFFLQALRINPNAASCHGNLAVLYHRWGKLELAKKHYELSLKLDPEAPGTRDNYNMLRRKLDQLKLSTT; from the exons ATGGCATTGTCTGAAGTTTATTGGGATCACCGGATTCCCCTGCCAAAGCTTGCTCCAGTCCAGGCCAAGGTCACAGTTGCCCTGGTGGCACTCCTGTGCTTCATTAACAGTTATGACGGGGAGTTTGTGTTTGACGATTCGGAAGCAATTGTCAACAACAAG GACTTGAAACCAACAACACCCCTGAACAACATCTGGACCAACGACTTCTGGGGAAGCAACTTGAGTAGCAACTCCAGTCACAAATCCTATCGACCTCTCACTGTCCTTACATTTAG GCTGAACTACCTCTTGGCTGGAGGCCTGCAACCTGTTGGCTTCCACGTGCTGAACATCATCCTCCATGCTGTCATATCCGCCCTCATGATTGATGTGTTTGCTATACTGATTGGTGGACTAGCCTATGATGAGAACAATAGGATACTGAACCACGCTCCCAAGACTTCTCTGCTTGCTGCCCTCTTCTTTGCTGCACACCCAGTCCACACAGAAAGT GTGGCTGGTATAGTGGGTCGAGCAGACCTTTTATGTGCTCTGTTCTTCCAGCTCTCTTTCCTCACCTACTGCAAGGCCTTCAACAGAG GGAATGACAGAGATGACAAGTTTTCTGTCCAGTGGGTTGTGGTCAGCCTCTTGCTGTGTGCTGCAGCAATGCTCTTTAAAGAACAAGGCATCACAGTCTTG GGGGTGAATGCAGCCTTTGATGTCCTCCTGATCTGTAATGTTAATGTGTATGAACTCAGCCAGAGGCTACTCCTTAGGAAGAATCCACTCGAT gTAAGTGAGATGTTACAAACAGGACTGCTTACACGATTGGCTCTCTTGGGTCTTGGAGGACTCTCAATGCTCTATGCACGCTGGAGGATCATGGGAACAGGACCACCAGCATTCACTGAAGTAGACAACCCTGCCTCTTTTgcagaaaatatatttcttaGA ATAGTGAACTATAATTACTACTACTCTCTGAAtgcctggctgctgctgtgtccCTGGTGGCTGTGTTTTGATTGGTCCATGGGCTGTGTGCCTCTCATTAAGTCAGCCACTGATTGGAGGATGGTGTGGCTACTGCTGCTCTGGTGCGTCCTGATAGGCTTGATAAGCCAAGCCTTATGCTCGCAGGACAGCCAGAGGAGGAG GACACTGACCTTGGGTCTGGTGCTGCTGATGGTCCCTTTTCTGCCAGcctgtaacatttttttcagggtGGGATTCGTCATTGCTGAGAGAGTACTCTATCTGTCTTCGGCTGGCTACTGCCTACTGCTGGCCTACTCCCTGGGAcattgctgctgttgctggacCAAATACAGG aagctgctgtgtgtgtcagtgcttgcactgttgtgtatgtatgtagcTCGCTGTGCCCTCCGCAGTTCCCAGTGGCGGTCGGAGCAAAGCCTCTTCACCAGtgccctgtctgtctgtccgctCAACGCCAAG GTCCATTACAATGTAGGTAAGAACCTGGCTGACAGAGGAAACTCCACTGCTGCTATCAGATATTACAGAGAGGCAATCAG GCTACATCCTACCTATGTCCATGCCATGAACAACCTGGGGAATATCCTGAAAGAGAGGAATGAACTAATTGAGGCCGAGCAGCTCTTGTCTAAAGCCGTTTCTATTCA ACCTGACTTTGCTGCTGCTTGGATGAATCTGGGAATAGTTCAGAACAGCTTGCAGAAATTTGaggaagcagagcagagctACTGGAACGCCATCCGCTTCCGGAAAAAATACCCAGACTGCTACTATAACCTGGGACGCTTG TATGCGGACCAGAACAGACACGTGGATGCCCTGAACGCATGGAGGAACGCAACAGTGCTGAAACCTGACCACAGCCTGGCATGGAACAACATGGTCATTCTGCTGGACAACACTG GTAACTTGGGTCAGGCAGAGTTGATCGGCCGAGAGGCTCTGAAGCTCCTCCCCAACGACCACACTATCATGTTTTCATTGGCTAACGTCCTGGGGAAATTACAGAAATACAAG gagtctGAGGACTTCTTCCTTCAAGCCCTTCGAATCAACCCAAATGCTGCTAGTTGCCATGGCAATTTAG cTGTTCTGTATCATCGCTGGGGAAAGCTGGAGCTGGCAAAGAAACACTATGAGCTGTCTCTGAAGTTGGACCCTGAGGCTCCTGGGACCAGAGACAACTACAACATGCTGCGGCGCAAACTGGACCAGCTTAAGCTCAGCACAACCTGA